A region of Candidatus Desulfarcum epimagneticum DNA encodes the following proteins:
- a CDS encoding conserved membrane hypothetical protein (Evidence 4 : Unknown function but conserved in other organisms) yields the protein MSNQKSINYIFPISYMSITQSMIAMVIGLSIFGKSELAAEIAVVHGATLATFYAFSGNFRNIILYGKGQVSLPMMLFSRLIILIPLAALAYFMCMFLAGIDHALALVLVVRRCVEWINEVHLCRVEVQKDEKFALIFLTLQAVSLLTAFGLILIDEKYAIAALSVWAFLPLLFSLRFIVFEKMPPLKEIGKALSTTLPHFGSTAIIGFSLFMFRLIIFLLTDKTMAGDIFGAIAVGSFMGSSFANVLGPSIALHEERTGARYFPPFIKTAICFILFIGLFLVTASFFQLSFLELTGKKYFFWTTAGFSLVGGVIMIKAQSIKLALLKHYENADIFGPDMLIHILLVASIPCLYFTGGVKSFSLLYLINSVLSLLFYMSAKRFIKDNESAMLLGVSDAHIKFGISFLLIFPLFFQLSGRIFHTSELVLNSDAIITQVPLPISIIACYAGLLALGRYKKAYMSMTVIFLLFVLTVLTTIIASNGQIAVERYKFLLLFQYMLPCFALPLGQLFESEKNGKLIVEKAFFFTILIIVPLQLLSTWISGTIRLDHSVFFFSIYQHWEFVPVILVSCFLVSLFSLWEYPGYRKGFFIMIPLVEIYAAASCSMLAFFIATAGLTTFILFRFIRYGDKKIIVALLCFLIPVAGYFYSARSDFHFTQKYGFLKEVKENFFSGNKISLNKKILPTNLNDRFRDWELYSDSIMTDGKTFLLGNNKPFDRALATSAHNFFLDFIYNFGFLAILPIFFLVGYSLLLAFKLRGHIFKSQRLLGLCMVVFFLILVDNNFKATFRQPYPGILIFFLWGLLLNRLMTLKRKIAL from the coding sequence TAAGCATATTCGGAAAATCAGAGCTGGCCGCTGAAATCGCGGTTGTGCACGGCGCGACTCTCGCGACTTTTTACGCTTTTTCAGGGAATTTCAGAAATATCATCCTTTATGGAAAAGGACAAGTCTCCTTGCCGATGATGCTGTTTTCCAGATTGATCATTCTGATTCCTCTGGCGGCCCTGGCTTATTTCATGTGCATGTTTCTGGCAGGCATTGATCATGCCCTGGCGCTGGTTTTGGTTGTCAGAAGATGCGTTGAATGGATCAATGAAGTCCATTTATGCCGCGTTGAAGTTCAAAAAGATGAAAAGTTCGCCTTGATATTTTTAACGCTTCAGGCGGTTTCACTGTTAACCGCTTTTGGATTAATATTAATAGATGAAAAATACGCCATAGCCGCGTTGAGTGTCTGGGCGTTTCTCCCTCTCTTATTCAGCCTTCGTTTTATTGTTTTTGAAAAGATGCCTCCGTTGAAAGAAATCGGAAAGGCATTATCCACGACGCTTCCGCATTTCGGGTCCACCGCGATTATCGGATTTTCACTGTTCATGTTTCGTCTTATTATTTTTTTGCTTACGGACAAAACAATGGCCGGGGATATTTTTGGCGCCATCGCTGTGGGAAGTTTTATGGGGTCATCCTTTGCCAATGTTTTGGGCCCAAGCATCGCATTGCATGAAGAACGCACCGGCGCCAGATATTTTCCGCCATTTATTAAAACCGCCATCTGCTTTATTCTTTTCATCGGCCTTTTTCTTGTGACCGCCTCATTTTTCCAGCTCTCTTTTCTTGAATTGACGGGGAAAAAATATTTTTTCTGGACGACAGCCGGTTTTTCTCTGGTCGGGGGCGTGATCATGATAAAGGCGCAAAGCATAAAACTGGCGTTATTAAAGCATTACGAAAATGCGGATATTTTCGGGCCGGATATGCTGATCCATATCCTTCTTGTGGCATCCATCCCATGTCTCTATTTTACAGGCGGGGTCAAGTCTTTTTCCTTATTGTATTTGATCAACTCCGTTTTATCTCTGCTTTTTTATATGAGCGCAAAACGTTTTATTAAAGACAATGAAAGCGCCATGCTTCTGGGGGTTTCCGACGCTCATATAAAATTTGGAATCTCGTTTTTGTTGATTTTTCCTCTTTTTTTCCAGTTATCCGGGCGTATTTTTCACACTTCCGAACTTGTGCTGAATTCCGATGCGATCATTACCCAGGTGCCATTGCCTATTTCAATCATTGCTTGCTATGCAGGGCTTTTGGCGCTGGGGCGGTACAAAAAAGCATACATGTCTATGACGGTTATTTTTCTGTTGTTTGTCTTAACTGTTTTGACAACCATCATTGCGTCCAACGGGCAAATAGCTGTGGAGCGTTATAAGTTTCTTTTGCTTTTTCAATATATGCTCCCTTGTTTTGCTTTGCCTCTTGGGCAGCTCTTCGAAAGCGAAAAAAACGGAAAACTGATTGTGGAAAAGGCTTTTTTTTTCACTATTTTGATCATTGTCCCTTTGCAGCTTTTGTCAACCTGGATTTCAGGAACAATCAGACTGGATCACTCGGTATTTTTTTTCAGCATTTACCAGCACTGGGAGTTTGTTCCCGTGATATTGGTTAGTTGTTTTTTAGTCTCATTGTTCTCCCTTTGGGAATATCCGGGTTATCGCAAAGGGTTTTTTATCATGATTCCTTTGGTTGAAATATATGCCGCCGCAAGTTGTTCCATGTTGGCATTTTTTATTGCAACCGCCGGTTTGACCACATTTATCTTGTTTCGTTTTATAAGATATGGAGACAAAAAAATAATTGTGGCGCTATTGTGTTTTCTTATCCCCGTAGCCGGTTATTTTTATTCCGCTAGAAGCGACTTCCACTTTACTCAAAAATATGGCTTTTTAAAGGAAGTAAAAGAAAATTTTTTTTCCGGCAATAAAATATCTTTAAATAAAAAAATTTTGCCAACCAACCTCAATGACCGTTTTAGAGACTGGGAATTATACAGCGATTCAATCATGACTGATGGCAAAACTTTTTTACTGGGGAATAACAAACCGTTTGATCGCGCCCTGGCCACCAGCGCTCACAATTTTTTTCTTGATTTTATTTATAATTTCGGTTTTTTAGCTATTCTCCCGATATTTTTCCTGGTCGGGTATTCATTGCTCCTGGCATTTAAGCTCAGGGGGCATATTTTTAAATCGCAAAGACTTCTCGGCCTATGCATGGTGGTCTTTTTTTTGATATTGGTGGACAACAATTTCAAAGCCACATTCAGGCAGCCTTATCCCGGAATTTTGATTTTTTTCCTTTGGGGACTTCTTTTAAACCGCTTGATGACCTTGAAAAGAAAGATCGCCCTTTGA